A DNA window from Haloactinospora alba contains the following coding sequences:
- the alaS gene encoding alanine--tRNA ligase: protein MKTAEIARRFLAFFENNGHTVVPSASLVAEDPTLLLVNAGMVPFKPYFLGERTAPYDRAATAQKCVRTVDIDEVGKTARHASFFQMLGNFSFGDYFKERAIPLAWQLVTDPVEEGGFGFDPEKLWVTVYTEDGEAEAIWRDQVGVPPERIQRRGMADNFWSMGVAGPCGPDSEIYYDRGPEYGREGGPDADEDRYIELWNLVFMQWERGPKGDTDILGDLPRKNIDTGMGLERMAAILQGVDNIYETDTLGAILHRAAELTGTAYGDAEETDVSLRVVADHVRTATMLVSDGVKPGNEKRGYVLRRILRRTVRNLRLLSGDDSFYLHELTRTAINAMGEIYSELETNAEMIHSVIDAEEKNFADTLRSGTSLFQRAAERTRAAGSTVFSGADAFQLHDTYGFPIDLTLEMAREQGLSVDEDTFQSLMQRQRDAAKRDAEAKKLGNADPGVYSKLLEGAGTTEFLGYTDHESESRVLGLLVEGQSVPAAREGQQVELVLNRTPFYAESGGQLADKGTIAVDGRGVVDVEDVQRPVADLSVHRGTVRSGEVALDDRVHAAIDSQRREAVSRSHSATHLIHSALRNALGPSAGQAGSENQPGKLRFDFTANKALGTTELAEVEDEVNTVLSGDVQVRDFTTSLDEALSMGALAMFGEKYGDQVRVVEMSDYSRELCGGTHVGATGQLGVVKLLGESSVGSGVRRVEAAVGIDAFRRLSKESLLVGQLSEQLKTPREELPERIDAMVARLRNAEKEVERLRAEQVLQAAGQLAHSARECGPARLVTHRAQDGTTADDLRKLALDVRGRLGTDQPVVICVTAVANGRPLVVVAVNKAAQEHALKAGELVGIAARALGGGGGGKPDVAQGGGSDPEAVDTAMRAVERHVADTQ from the coding sequence CTTCCTCGCTTTTTTCGAGAACAACGGACACACCGTGGTCCCCTCCGCCAGTCTGGTCGCCGAGGATCCCACGCTGCTGCTGGTGAACGCCGGGATGGTCCCGTTCAAGCCCTATTTCCTGGGGGAGCGTACGGCACCTTACGACCGGGCCGCCACCGCGCAGAAGTGTGTCCGCACCGTCGACATCGACGAGGTGGGCAAGACCGCGCGGCACGCTTCGTTCTTCCAGATGCTGGGCAACTTCTCCTTCGGCGACTACTTCAAGGAGCGGGCGATACCGCTGGCGTGGCAGCTGGTGACGGACCCGGTCGAGGAAGGCGGGTTCGGGTTCGACCCGGAGAAGCTCTGGGTCACGGTCTACACCGAGGACGGTGAGGCCGAAGCGATCTGGCGGGACCAGGTCGGTGTCCCCCCGGAACGGATCCAGCGCCGTGGCATGGCGGACAACTTCTGGTCGATGGGGGTCGCGGGGCCGTGCGGTCCCGACTCGGAGATCTACTACGACCGCGGTCCCGAGTACGGGCGTGAGGGCGGCCCCGACGCCGACGAGGACCGCTATATCGAACTGTGGAACCTCGTGTTCATGCAGTGGGAGCGTGGCCCCAAAGGCGACACCGACATCCTGGGCGACCTGCCGCGCAAGAACATCGACACCGGTATGGGGCTGGAACGCATGGCAGCCATCCTGCAGGGTGTCGACAACATCTACGAGACCGACACGTTGGGTGCCATCCTGCACCGGGCGGCGGAGCTCACCGGGACAGCCTACGGGGACGCTGAGGAGACGGACGTCAGTCTGCGCGTCGTCGCCGACCACGTACGCACCGCCACCATGCTGGTCTCCGACGGGGTGAAACCCGGCAACGAGAAACGCGGCTACGTACTGCGTCGTATCCTGCGCCGCACGGTCCGCAACCTGCGTCTGCTGTCCGGTGACGACTCGTTCTACCTGCACGAGCTCACCCGGACCGCCATCAACGCGATGGGCGAGATCTACTCCGAGCTGGAAACCAACGCCGAGATGATCCACAGCGTGATCGACGCTGAGGAGAAGAACTTCGCCGACACCCTGCGTTCGGGAACCTCCCTGTTCCAACGCGCCGCCGAGCGTACTCGGGCAGCTGGCAGCACGGTGTTCTCCGGCGCGGACGCTTTCCAGCTGCACGACACCTACGGTTTCCCCATCGACCTGACACTGGAGATGGCCCGGGAACAGGGACTCAGCGTCGACGAGGACACGTTCCAGTCGTTGATGCAGCGCCAGCGGGACGCTGCCAAACGTGACGCCGAGGCGAAGAAGCTCGGTAACGCTGACCCGGGGGTCTACTCCAAACTGTTGGAAGGTGCCGGCACCACCGAGTTCCTGGGCTACACCGACCATGAGAGCGAATCCCGGGTGCTGGGGCTGCTCGTGGAGGGCCAGTCGGTACCGGCCGCCCGTGAGGGCCAGCAGGTGGAGCTGGTGCTGAACCGCACACCCTTCTACGCGGAGAGCGGCGGCCAGCTCGCCGACAAGGGGACGATCGCTGTGGACGGTCGCGGCGTGGTCGACGTTGAGGACGTGCAGAGACCGGTCGCCGACCTGTCCGTGCACCGGGGAACGGTGCGTTCCGGAGAGGTCGCGCTGGACGACCGGGTGCACGCCGCCATCGATTCGCAACGGCGGGAGGCGGTGTCGCGGTCGCACTCGGCCACGCACCTGATCCACTCGGCACTACGCAACGCGCTCGGTCCCTCGGCGGGACAGGCCGGTTCGGAGAACCAACCGGGCAAGCTGCGGTTCGACTTCACCGCGAACAAGGCCCTGGGGACCACCGAACTCGCCGAGGTCGAGGACGAGGTCAACACCGTCCTGTCCGGAGACGTCCAGGTGCGCGACTTCACGACCTCCCTGGACGAGGCGCTCTCCATGGGAGCGCTGGCGATGTTCGGCGAGAAGTACGGCGACCAGGTTCGTGTGGTGGAGATGAGCGACTATTCCCGGGAGCTGTGCGGTGGGACGCACGTCGGCGCCACCGGTCAGCTCGGGGTGGTCAAGCTGCTGGGGGAGTCCTCGGTGGGGTCCGGGGTGCGCCGTGTGGAAGCGGCGGTCGGAATCGACGCCTTCCGCCGTCTCTCCAAGGAGTCGCTCCTGGTGGGCCAACTCTCCGAACAGCTCAAAACACCGCGGGAAGAGCTCCCGGAACGTATCGACGCGATGGTCGCGCGGTTGCGGAACGCCGAGAAGGAGGTGGAGAGGCTCCGCGCCGAGCAGGTTCTGCAGGCGGCGGGTCAGCTGGCACACAGCGCACGTGAGTGCGGGCCGGCACGGCTGGTCACCCACCGCGCGCAGGACGGGACGACCGCGGATGACCTGCGTAAGCTCGCCCTCGACGTGCGGGGCCGGCTCGGTACGGACCAACCTGTGGTGATCTGCGTTACCGCGGTGGCCAACGGGCGGCCACTCGTCGTGGTGGCCGTGAACAAGGCAGCCCAGGAACACGCTCTGAAAGCCGGGGAACTGGTCGGTATCGCAGCCCGTGCGCTCGGCGGCGGCGGTGGTGGCAAACCCGATGTCGCGCAAGGGGGCGGCAGCGACCCCGAGGCCGTCGACACCGCCATGCGTGCTGTGGAGCGGCATGTCGCCGACACCCAGTGA
- the ruvX gene encoding Holliday junction resolvase RuvX — MRHGVRLAVDPGKARIGVAASDPDGMLATPVETIRCGDGDLQRIAELVLEYRAREVIVGYPASLSGTEGPAAREIRAFATGLARKLAPVPVRLVDERLTTVTAEEQLRSSAGHGKRGARGGRERRSVVDQAAATVLLQNALDTESRTGHPPGEAVGEGA; from the coding sequence TTGAGGCACGGCGTACGTCTTGCGGTGGATCCCGGTAAGGCCCGGATCGGAGTGGCCGCCAGTGATCCGGACGGCATGCTGGCCACTCCCGTGGAAACCATCCGGTGCGGTGACGGAGACCTGCAGCGGATCGCGGAGCTGGTTCTCGAGTACCGGGCCCGCGAGGTCATCGTCGGTTATCCCGCTTCGCTCTCTGGAACGGAGGGGCCGGCCGCCAGGGAGATCCGGGCGTTCGCGACCGGGCTCGCCAGGAAGCTCGCCCCGGTACCGGTACGGCTGGTCGACGAGCGGTTGACCACGGTGACGGCCGAGGAGCAGCTCCGTTCCAGCGCCGGGCACGGCAAACGGGGCGCACGCGGCGGTAGGGAACGCCGTTCGGTGGTCGACCAGGCCGCTGCGACGGTTCTTCTGCAGAACGCGTTGGACACCGAGAGCAGAACCGGTCACCCCCCGGGAGAAGCCGTTGGGGAGGGCGCATGA